TTAGATTTTGTCCTTTAGGGATCCATCCTTCTTTGCGAGTGGTAAGTAACTCTCTCCAGAGATGTTTTAGTAGGTACAGCTAATAAATAGCCCATCAACCATTAATCACAAGACATCATAATGCTTCAGAGTGATCTTTTGGCTGCATAAACTAATCAAAATATTCACACTAATCGAGATTTGTACAAAAATATTCTGAAACATTCTTCAAACAAAGACCATAAACAACAACTTGCCAAAAATAAGAATAAAGCATTCCAACACATTCAACTAATCTTTATCGAACCCTATATCGATGAAAGCGTCCACCATACGTAAAGTATCACATTTGATGCTCTAAGAAATGCATGACTCGAATTTGTTATGTTATTTTCTCCATTATTCAGATATCTCATGAAGAAATCCAACGTATTTGTTATATTAACTTGACGAACATGCAAGTCAAGCTGTATGATGATCTGCGAATGTGTGTACGCAACGACTAAACCCTCTCCATAAATGATATCAAAACGATATACGTCGAACACCAAACACGTCTCCTACGACCGAAAGAACACGTTTTAGTTCCTGTTCTAATTGCTGCCTTGTCTCCGTGCAGAGTTCGGTGGGGGAAGCAGTCATTGCCGATCGCATTCAAACTGCAGCAGTATGTCAACACATCCAATCATCGATTTCGACTGCCTTGTTCTCGTTCTTCTCCCTTCATAGATGacaaaaagacaaatcgattcaGTATTTTCTCCCAGTCTTCCATGCATGGCTTAGTGTATACGTATCcagccccccctctctctctctctctctctgatttgCCCGTCTCTATCATGTAGATGGCTGACATCAACTGTAGCTGGGTGCGTTCTTTCGGTGAAGAGGCAGTGAAGTGGCAGACGTACTTCACCTGTCCATCGACGAAACGGAAGATCTCTTACCGTGGTGAGGTGACGTTGACGACGAGGAGATGGAGCGCACGGCCGCCTCGGAGAGCGTGGGCGCCATCGCCACAGTGGGTCAGCGGCCGGCCAACCCGCGAGGCCCCGCGACGACACCCATCTACGGTTCTACTGCTGCGTGGACGGGTTGGTGGCGCCGTGCAAGGCTCCCCCGTCCAGGAAAGCTTGTTTCTCGATTGGACAAAAATGTGGGAACCACAATGGGACCCGCTGTATAAACCAACAGTGTTGCGAGTCCCAGTGTTGGCGCAACCACCACGAATACGGAAGCTGAGTGAGTCCGGGATGCGTCGGCCGGCCCTCTCCGCTTGTGAGCTGTCGGACGGCTGTGATCGAGACATCACGTCGATAGTGGGGCCGTCATGGGGCCCGCACGCTGGTCAGACGCCGGGGACCACGACTTAGGACCCGGGCGCGATGTCCTCGAATGCCACATGTCGACGCCCAGTCACCGATGCGTCCTCGAGATTCGAGCCCCTTTCcctcctcccctcctctcctGCTCTGTCACGACAGCCTCTGACCTCGCTGGAAATATTTCTCCACATGGAAGAGAGAGACACACACGCACCCTCACTAGATTCTCTTACCCCTTGTACGTGGCTCCATGTTTCTCGACCCGTTCTGTCTTACCCGTTTCGAATCTAACCTGTGATTTGCAATGCGGGTGATAGCAGTGGGACCCTACGTGTGCGAAATCTCTCACATGGCAGGTAGTCAAGCGAGTACAGAATCAACGCGTGGGCGTGCTATTGCCCCCAACTGTGTCATGCGTGATGGATTCCATAACGTGGGAGCCACGCTGTTCCTCCAAAGTCCAAATCGAGGTGGTAATCACTATAGTGTCGGATCCGGTGTCCAGCAACACGCGCGGTCCAGCTAACTCAACCGATCAGCATCACGATCCCGTTCGATGATGGGCGATGGTTGGTGGGATTCAGTGAACTGCGTCCGTCGTTTCCAGTGACTCTGTGCAGAGTGTAATCACAAGGATAACTACGAAGGTAGTGTCTTCTGTAGCAACTACATCTAAATTTAAGCTGACCTTGACTAAGAGAGCTCTGAGAGAGAAGCATAATTAATGCCGTGGTTCGATCCACTGCAACAAACAATACAGAGGGAAGATCAGATCGagaaatgaagagagagagagagagagagagagagagagaggaggcagcGGATATGGATGGGGAGAGCTGTTGACGGAGAGATTAATGAGGAGAAGAAATGGAGTGAGGAGATGAGTTCAAGAACGTGGGGAGGGGACAAAGGGGAAACAAAAAAGAATAGCATATCAAGAGTTGAGGCCCACCCACCGCCAACACCAAACCCCGGCCACAGCCATCCCTTCCCCCCACTctctccttccttcctccctccctccccttGACTTGCCCAAACCCTAATCCAAGCGCCTCCTAAAGCAATCCCTTCCGCCCCTTCCTCCTCCCCAAAACAACCCCCTCCCCTCCGCGGGAAAGATGAATCGGTTGATGTAGCTCTTCACTTCCATTTTTGCAGCTTTCGATTCCTAGAAAGATTGGTATTAGAAAAGCAAGGAAGGAGAGACAGACCGCCGCCTTCCTTTTCCCGTCTAGATTACCTTTTACTACTCCTCATCAAAGCGTCCACCTTCGATCTTGGTTTCAAGAACTAGATCTCCTATTTGTTTGATCCGCACAGTTGCACTTCCTGAGGGTGCACACCAGCTAGTTTCGTTTTTTATAAGCAAAGgataaaaaaagagagaggaaCGGCGTTTAAGGAATTGATGGATCCAATTTCAGCATCCACGCATGGCCACCATCTCCCTCCTCCCTTCCATGGCCAAGAGTTCCATCCCCTCCACTTTCAGCACcttcagcaacagcagcagctcaAGGTCGAGGAAGAACACAGTGGCCTCCGCCGTGGCACGAAGCGCGACCATGACGACAGTAACAACGACGAGAATAACAATTCCAGCGGCGGCGACGGCAAGGAGCTGGCTCCAGCAACTTTCTCCGCCGGCGGAGAGGGGGAGATCATGCGCCGGCCGCGCGGCCGCCCAGCCGGGTCCAAGAACAAGCCGAAGCCGCCGATCATCATCACCAGGGACAGCGCCAACGCGCTGCGGTCGCACGTGATGGAGATCGCGGGCGGGTGCGATATCGTCGAGAGCGTCGCCAGCTTTGCCTGCCGCCGGCAGCGAGGCGTCTGCATCCTCAGCGGCAGCGGCACCGTCACCAACGTCAACCTGCGCCAGCCTGCCTCTTCCAGCGCTGTCGTCAACCTTCGTGGCCGCTTCGAGATTCTTTCTCTCTCCGGATCTTTTCTTCCGCCGCCTGCACCACCTGCCGCCAGTGGCCTCACCATATACCTAGCCGGCGGGCAGGGCCAGATTGTCGGGGGTAGCGTCGTCGGGGCTCTAATAGCATCAGGACCAGTAATTATAATGGCCGCATCCTTCGGAAACGCAGCTTACGAGAGGCTGCCCCTCGACGAGGAGGAACCTCTACAAGCTCAGCAGGGTGCTCTCGGGTCGCCTGGACTGGTAGGACAGTCGACTCCACCGCAGCAgccccagcagcagcagctactCGACCCCAACAATCCGCTCCTCCACGGCCTCCCGCCAAACCTCCTCAATAATCTCCAGTTGCCAGCCGATGCATACAGCTGGGCCACCGGCGCAGGAGGGCGCGCCTCCTTCTGATCCTAACAGCAATTCACCACCCACTTTGTGAAGAAACCCCGCAGGAGCTCATGCTGATGCCAGCTTTAGCCTCAATTCGGAAGATTCAGgaattcttctctctcttctttctctcaaCTTAATCTTCTTTTGCTGCTTTCTTCGTTTCCTTATTTCGGTTCGGCATAGGATCATCATCCTCATCTTTCTTCTGATTTGGAGAAGCGTTGTACAAAACCATGAGTTCTCGGAGTTTCGACTCCGATGGCAGAAGATAAGCTTATGTGCAAAAGGCATGCATGCACGGTGGAAGAAGAGACCGAAAGAGTGATGCGCCGTCGCTTCTTATCTGGTATGCTTGCAAGGGAAAGGGAAGGAAGGAGGAGATCTGCAAGTTAACCCCGGAAAAAGAGGTTCAGCGATGTACTTCCACTCTTATTGTTAATTTGAAGTCTTCGAATCGTAATTATGCTGCTGCATAGGTTTCTTGTATGCTACTCCAATATGAGTATCTTCTTGAAAGCTACTAATTCTATTACTCGATTCGAGTCCGCCATCATCACGCACACATGCTCTTGCCAAATTCTTACAGTCTTTCTTTCAGAAAAGGAACACTGAATCTTACTACTTTGTGCACTTCTTTCGTTCTGGTTAGTCTGTCTGTTTGTGCTGTTGTGACGAAGAAGGCGGTCGTGGCGCAGACAGAAGCCTGTAGTTACGGGTCTGTAAGCTCTTTAAGCAGACAGTCGGAGGAATCGGAGCTGAGTCCCGAAGAGAGGGAGTAAATGAGGGGTGTCGTCCTGTTCTGAGGAAGCTGTTTCCCGAGGCCAACAGCTTCACAGTGCAGCGAAAACTACGACAGGCGTTATGCGTCTTGAGCTTCTCATCACCCGGAAGGAAATGTAGGAGAATGAgtggagagagagaaggaaaagcTGATGATCTCGTAGTTTAACTACTCTTTCTTGTCCTCATCAAGTCCCAGCGGCAGCCTCTTTCTTCGTGCCGTTTCCTTGGAGGCTTTACTCCATTTTGGATTTCGTTTTCCTCTCTTTTGGTTGCATCCGTGACTAAGAGGTCTTCATCATCATTTGCGTTCAGATGCAACTTGTGTTGAATTTAGATCATTTTATATCCTTTTTAAAGTCCCCATCTGATATGACAATTTCACATTTTAAGATTTTCTCGAGTCAAAAGTTGGGGGATTTATTTGTGTATAATGGACTTTGAAATTTCCATGAATGATTTGAAGGACAGGATATAGTGCAAGAGAGATAGGAGTTGGATCTATTAGGGGGTTTAGCTTAATGAAGTTTCCATATCAAACTGTTCTATAACTTGGATCAGATTAAGATTTAGATACTACTCTCTTGAGTATGGAATTTTGAGGATGAATGATTCTTAGGTGGGTGTTGACTTTAACTAAACTCCTTGGTCTTCACAAGAAAACATCTTTTATGACTTTCTTAGGTGGAAGTTTTAAGGGTTGCATATGATCTTAGGACATTTTAGGGTTTAATAGTCAACCTGAGCAAAAGCTTCATCTTCTTCGATGGGACACCAAATGCAAGTAAAACTGAATTCTCACATGTTCTGATCTGTAGTGCTTATATACTTCATT
The window above is part of the Musa acuminata AAA Group cultivar baxijiao chromosome BXJ1-1, Cavendish_Baxijiao_AAA, whole genome shotgun sequence genome. Proteins encoded here:
- the LOC135605076 gene encoding AT-hook motif nuclear-localized protein 22-like, whose protein sequence is MDPISASTHGHHLPPPFHGQEFHPLHFQHLQQQQQLKVEEEHSGLRRGTKRDHDDSNNDENNNSSGGDGKELAPATFSAGGEGEIMRRPRGRPAGSKNKPKPPIIITRDSANALRSHVMEIAGGCDIVESVASFACRRQRGVCILSGSGTVTNVNLRQPASSSAVVNLRGRFEILSLSGSFLPPPAPPAASGLTIYLAGGQGQIVGGSVVGALIASGPVIIMAASFGNAAYERLPLDEEEPLQAQQGALGSPGLVGQSTPPQQPQQQQLLDPNNPLLHGLPPNLLNNLQLPADAYSWATGAGGRASF